The Acidobacteriota bacterium genome has a segment encoding these proteins:
- a CDS encoding serine hydrolase, with amino-acid sequence MAHSNINRRFAAGPAGAGTRLLAALAVSGLLLAACSTSPAPETPADEGFRSWLEGAVPELLDQALTPGVGVALIEKGELAWVQGWGHADVAADRPVEADTGFNIGSISKTVAAWGVMKLVEEGRLDLDTPVSQYLTRWQLPPSEEFDADGVTIRRLLSHTAGLSLHGYPGFGPDAELPSVEESLSGATNGSGDVHLMLAPGTEFDYSGGGYTLCQLLVEEVTGESFQDYLRATVLRPLGMERSDYELTSEILAGSATAYDNWGDITPNPRFTAQAAAGLHTTTRDLATFALAALAGPAGEVPGRGILAPETIAEMIVPAPASGDNYGLGYSVAEGPGGRQVVGHGGANRGWQSVFWIEPESGDGLVVVTNGSNGRWVVSQIENAWFSHPSGDAAPPKLSSQLAVIRAFKGGTGAEAVARYRELRENAADEVDFAEFHLNNVGYALLGRDRLDDAIEIFKLNVEMYPEAANPYDSLGEAYFEQGDLDLSEVNYRKSLELDPENTNAEEFLARIAERR; translated from the coding sequence ATGGCTCACTCCAATATCAACCGCCGCTTCGCCGCGGGCCCCGCCGGGGCGGGGACCAGGCTCCTCGCTGCGCTCGCCGTCAGTGGTCTGCTGCTGGCCGCTTGCTCCACCTCGCCGGCGCCCGAGACGCCCGCCGACGAGGGCTTTCGAAGCTGGCTCGAGGGTGCCGTTCCGGAGCTCCTCGATCAGGCCTTGACGCCCGGTGTCGGGGTCGCCTTGATCGAGAAGGGAGAGCTCGCCTGGGTCCAGGGCTGGGGCCACGCCGACGTCGCCGCCGATCGTCCGGTGGAGGCCGATACCGGCTTCAACATCGGCTCGATCTCGAAGACGGTGGCGGCCTGGGGGGTGATGAAGCTGGTCGAGGAAGGGCGCCTCGATCTCGATACGCCGGTGTCGCAGTACCTCACCCGTTGGCAGCTACCGCCGTCCGAGGAGTTCGATGCCGACGGCGTGACCATTCGCCGGCTGCTCAGCCACACCGCCGGTCTTTCCCTCCATGGCTATCCGGGCTTCGGCCCGGACGCCGAGCTGCCGAGCGTCGAAGAGTCTCTGTCCGGGGCCACCAACGGTTCCGGAGACGTGCATCTGATGTTGGCGCCGGGGACCGAGTTCGACTATTCCGGCGGTGGCTACACCCTCTGCCAGCTACTGGTCGAGGAGGTCACCGGGGAGAGCTTTCAGGACTACCTGCGAGCCACCGTGCTGCGCCCCCTCGGCATGGAGCGCAGCGACTACGAGCTGACCTCCGAAATTCTCGCCGGATCGGCCACCGCCTACGACAACTGGGGCGACATCACCCCCAATCCCCGCTTCACGGCCCAGGCGGCGGCCGGGCTCCACACCACCACCCGCGATCTCGCCACCTTCGCTCTCGCCGCCCTGGCGGGGCCCGCCGGCGAGGTTCCGGGGCGCGGCATCCTCGCGCCCGAGACCATCGCCGAGATGATCGTTCCGGCGCCAGCATCCGGCGACAACTACGGATTGGGCTACAGCGTCGCCGAGGGTCCCGGAGGGCGCCAGGTGGTCGGCCATGGCGGGGCCAACCGTGGCTGGCAGTCGGTGTTCTGGATCGAGCCCGAGAGCGGCGACGGCTTGGTGGTGGTGACCAACGGCTCGAACGGGCGCTGGGTGGTTTCGCAGATCGAGAACGCCTGGTTCAGTCATCCCTCCGGTGACGCTGCGCCCCCGAAGCTGTCGTCGCAGCTGGCGGTGATTCGCGCCTTCAAGGGCGGCACCGGCGCCGAGGCCGTGGCCCGCTACCGTGAGCTGCGCGAAAACGCTGCGGATGAGGTCGACTTCGCCGAGTTCCACCTCAACAACGTCGGCTACGCCCTGCTCGGCCGCGATCGCCTCGACGACGCCATCGAGATCTTCAAGCTCAATGTCGAGATGTACCCGGAGGCCGCCAACCCCTACGACAGCCTCGGCGAGGCCTACTTCGAGCAGGGCGACCTCGACCTCTCCGAGGTCAACTACCGCAAGTCCCTGGAGCTCGACCCGGAGAACACCAACGCCGAGGAGTTCCTGGCTCGCATCGCCGAGCGACGGTAG
- a CDS encoding acyl-CoA thioester hydrolase/BAAT C-terminal domain-containing protein: MLRTNLLRAFGVPVVALLACTAGEENIQLDCPEAMVLGEPLAVRARGMMPGGAYTIVADREDSLGRRWLSRATFEADATGMIEPARQRPAEGAYRDFDGLGLLWSASLAEPTPDDWQPPPPRDFSEIHLRVETADRQEAAACTVRQWIRPPGIHSEGWGESSSAELFLPQQRPATPLPAIVFLGGSGGGRGWATRMAGLFAQRGYAALAVAYFRSEGLPEHLAQVPVETVFSAIDGLQKDPRIDDQRLALMGYSKGAELALLVASRRPEIKAVAAIAPGSSVFQGFKPPKFPTLSSWTIDGVDLPFVPNAYDQKFFETFDGMYLWYRTLAQHEAVEEAAIPVEEIAGDILLVSGVDDRIWPATAMAEQIVARLYLAEFEHRVQHLAFPEAGHGIAAPPGEPTTDVAARLGGSAAGNAAAREQSWRALEQFFTQSLSAP, encoded by the coding sequence TTGTTGCGAACCAACCTGCTGCGAGCCTTCGGAGTCCCGGTCGTCGCTCTCCTCGCCTGCACCGCCGGCGAGGAGAACATCCAGCTCGACTGCCCCGAGGCCATGGTGCTCGGCGAACCCTTGGCGGTACGAGCCCGTGGAATGATGCCTGGCGGCGCCTACACCATCGTCGCCGACAGGGAGGACAGCTTGGGCCGTCGATGGCTTTCCCGGGCGACTTTCGAGGCCGACGCCACCGGCATGATCGAGCCCGCACGGCAGCGCCCCGCCGAAGGAGCCTATCGAGACTTCGACGGACTCGGGCTGCTGTGGTCCGCCAGCCTCGCCGAGCCGACACCCGACGACTGGCAACCGCCGCCACCGCGAGACTTCAGTGAAATTCACCTACGAGTCGAAACGGCGGATCGACAAGAGGCCGCTGCGTGCACCGTCCGGCAGTGGATCCGCCCTCCCGGAATCCACAGCGAAGGGTGGGGCGAGAGCTCCTCGGCCGAGCTGTTCCTGCCCCAGCAGCGGCCGGCGACACCGCTTCCAGCAATCGTCTTTCTCGGCGGCTCCGGCGGTGGTCGGGGCTGGGCAACGCGCATGGCGGGCCTCTTCGCCCAGCGCGGATACGCCGCCCTCGCGGTCGCCTACTTTCGCTCGGAAGGCCTCCCCGAGCACCTCGCTCAGGTTCCCGTCGAAACCGTCTTCTCCGCCATCGATGGCCTGCAAAAAGACCCTCGCATCGACGACCAGCGGCTCGCCTTGATGGGCTACTCGAAGGGCGCCGAGCTCGCCCTCTTGGTGGCCTCGCGGCGCCCCGAAATCAAGGCAGTGGCGGCGATCGCTCCCGGCTCCTCGGTGTTCCAGGGATTCAAGCCTCCCAAGTTCCCGACCCTCTCCTCGTGGACGATCGATGGTGTCGACCTGCCCTTCGTTCCCAACGCCTACGACCAGAAGTTCTTCGAGACCTTCGACGGCATGTACCTCTGGTACCGCACCCTGGCCCAGCATGAGGCGGTGGAAGAAGCCGCCATCCCGGTTGAGGAGATCGCCGGCGACATCCTCTTGGTGAGCGGCGTCGACGACCGCATCTGGCCAGCGACCGCGATGGCCGAACAGATCGTCGCGCGCCTCTACCTCGCCGAGTTCGAGCACCGCGTCCAGCATCTCGCCTTCCCGGAAGCGGGTCACGGCATCGCCGCACCGCCCGGTGAGCCGACGACCGACGTCGCGGCGCGCCTCGGTGGATCAGCCGCTGGCAACGCGGCCGCCCGCGAGCAAAGCTGGCGAGCCCTCGAGCAGTTCTTCACGCAATCCCTGTCGGCGCCCTGA
- a CDS encoding CsgG/HfaB family protein — MKKLTILSLCLALFALALAPAAFADKPRIAVLEFQNKADNQYWYHGGAEAAQDVFVTELVKSRKFRVIEREQINAIMKEKGLALSGDVSAATAMKIGKLLGVEYMLAGAVTEYGITDTGAHGRRVGRVPGFRAGKRNFVAAMNARIFSVNTGEILWADEARAEESSVKVSVGGFGGGADDKRMFDKVMKPVIQELTASIKASDL, encoded by the coding sequence ATGAAGAAACTCACCATCCTGTCCCTCTGCCTGGCTCTCTTCGCCCTCGCCCTGGCGCCGGCGGCGTTCGCCGACAAGCCGCGGATCGCCGTGCTCGAGTTCCAGAACAAGGCCGATAACCAGTACTGGTACCACGGCGGTGCCGAAGCCGCTCAGGACGTTTTCGTCACCGAGCTGGTCAAGAGCCGCAAGTTCCGCGTCATCGAGCGCGAGCAGATCAACGCCATCATGAAAGAGAAGGGCTTGGCTCTCTCCGGTGACGTCAGCGCCGCCACCGCGATGAAGATCGGCAAGCTCCTCGGCGTCGAGTACATGCTCGCCGGTGCCGTCACCGAGTACGGCATCACCGATACCGGGGCCCACGGCCGGCGCGTTGGCCGCGTGCCCGGCTTCCGTGCCGGCAAGCGCAACTTCGTGGCCGCCATGAACGCCCGCATCTTCAGCGTCAACACCGGCGAGATCCTGTGGGCCGACGAGGCCCGGGCCGAGGAGTCGAGCGTCAAGGTCTCCGTCGGCGGCTTCGGCGGCGGTGCCGACGACAAGCGCATGTTCGACAAGGTGATGAAGCCGGTCATCCAGGAGCTCACCGCCAGCATCAAGGCTTCCGACCTCTAG
- a CDS encoding PadR family transcriptional regulator, translating to MLLTVDNMFATLVVDDQQQEATAMHNERLQGSLDLLILRTVRSGPMHGWAIAQRLQELSDDLLKIGQGSLYPALHRLQEAGWLEAEWGISEAGRRAKFYRLSRTGRRQLEREVASWEKFSAAVGRVLREA from the coding sequence TTGTTGTTGACCGTCGACAACATGTTCGCTACCCTTGTTGTCGACGATCAACAACAAGAAGCGACCGCCATGCACAACGAACGACTCCAAGGCTCCCTCGACCTCCTCATCCTGCGCACCGTGCGCTCCGGGCCGATGCATGGCTGGGCGATCGCCCAGCGACTGCAGGAGCTCTCCGATGACCTCCTGAAGATTGGCCAGGGCTCCCTCTATCCCGCCCTCCACCGCCTGCAGGAAGCCGGCTGGCTGGAGGCCGAATGGGGGATTTCGGAAGCCGGGCGCCGAGCCAAGTTCTACCGCCTATCCCGCACCGGCCGACGCCAGCTCGAACGCGAAGTGGCGAGCTGGGAAAAGTTCTCCGCCGCCGTCGGACGGGTGCTGCGAGAGGCCTAG
- a CDS encoding NADP-dependent malic enzyme, whose protein sequence is MKTPLPEDALEYHAREPKGKLKVVPTKPTSTQRDLSLAYSPGVAEPCLKIQQDPLLAYEYTARGNLVAVISNGSAVLGLGNIGALAGKPVMEGKAVLFKRFAEIDVFDLEVDTADPEELIRTVELLEPTFGGVNLEDIKAPECFEVERRLRESLRIPVFHDDQHGTAIISAAALLNALELVGKDISEVKLVFSGAGAAAFGCLWLYLEIGVRRENIVLCDSKGVVYRGREQGMTAQKAEFAAATEARTLAEAMAGADVFVGLSVAGIVSAEMVRSMADRPIVFALANPDPEISWDEAKAARDDVIMATGRSDFPNQVNNVLGFPFIFRGALDVRATDINVAMKLAAVQALAELAKEDVPDSVLRAYGLQELRFGGDYLIPKPFDPRILLRVPPAIAQAAMESGVAQRPIDDFEGYRRRLETLMSRRREVMFGVIDRAKRDPKRIVFPEGEHEKILRASKELVEEGIAHPVLLARREKVAAHLERLGLGPEQVTIVHPDSSPLLETYADSLHRLRRRDGVTPRDALQLVRSRNYFGTLMVEHGDADGLISGLTHHYPETIRPALQVFDTRPGVRRVSGTYILALEERLFFFADTTVNIDPTAEELAEIALLTADCARRFGVVPRVAMISFSDFGSNDHPAARKVRRAVELVQEQAPELEIDGEMQADTAVLESILREAYPWSRLREPANILIFPELQSANIAYKLVWRLARAEAIGPILLGLAKPAHVLQRGVEVTDIVNMAALCVVDAQEAEDRRRQTGAGI, encoded by the coding sequence ATGAAGACGCCTCTACCGGAAGACGCCCTCGAGTACCACGCGCGCGAACCCAAGGGAAAGCTGAAGGTCGTTCCGACCAAGCCCACCAGCACCCAGCGGGATCTTTCTCTCGCCTACTCCCCGGGGGTGGCGGAACCCTGCTTGAAAATCCAGCAGGATCCGCTGCTGGCGTACGAGTACACCGCCCGCGGCAATCTGGTGGCGGTGATCAGCAACGGCTCGGCGGTGCTCGGCCTCGGCAATATCGGAGCCCTCGCCGGCAAGCCGGTGATGGAAGGCAAAGCGGTTCTGTTCAAGCGTTTTGCCGAGATCGACGTGTTCGATCTCGAGGTCGATACGGCCGATCCCGAGGAGCTGATCCGAACCGTCGAGCTGCTCGAGCCCACCTTCGGCGGCGTCAATCTGGAAGACATCAAGGCGCCGGAGTGCTTCGAGGTCGAGCGCCGGCTGCGGGAGTCGCTGCGCATACCCGTGTTCCACGACGACCAGCACGGCACGGCGATCATTTCAGCGGCCGCCCTGCTCAATGCCCTCGAGCTGGTGGGCAAGGACATTTCCGAGGTCAAGCTGGTGTTCTCCGGTGCCGGCGCAGCGGCCTTCGGCTGTCTCTGGCTCTATCTCGAGATCGGGGTGCGGCGCGAGAACATCGTGCTGTGCGATAGCAAAGGGGTGGTCTATCGCGGCCGCGAGCAGGGCATGACGGCGCAGAAGGCCGAGTTCGCCGCCGCTACGGAGGCTCGGACGCTGGCCGAAGCGATGGCCGGAGCCGATGTCTTCGTCGGCCTCTCGGTGGCCGGAATCGTGTCGGCGGAGATGGTGCGATCGATGGCCGATCGCCCGATCGTGTTCGCCCTCGCCAATCCCGATCCGGAGATTTCCTGGGACGAAGCCAAGGCCGCCCGCGACGACGTCATCATGGCCACCGGTCGCAGCGATTTCCCGAACCAGGTCAACAACGTCCTCGGCTTCCCCTTCATCTTCCGCGGCGCCCTCGATGTGCGCGCCACGGACATCAACGTCGCCATGAAGCTGGCCGCCGTTCAGGCCCTGGCGGAGCTCGCCAAGGAAGACGTTCCCGACTCGGTGCTGCGCGCCTACGGCTTGCAGGAGCTGCGTTTCGGTGGCGACTACTTGATCCCCAAGCCGTTCGATCCGCGAATCTTGCTGCGCGTCCCGCCGGCGATCGCCCAGGCGGCGATGGAGAGCGGCGTCGCGCAGCGTCCGATCGACGATTTCGAGGGCTACCGACGGCGCCTGGAGACTCTGATGTCGCGTCGCCGGGAGGTGATGTTCGGGGTGATCGATCGCGCCAAGCGCGATCCCAAGCGCATCGTCTTTCCGGAAGGCGAGCACGAGAAGATCCTGCGGGCTTCGAAGGAGCTGGTCGAGGAGGGCATCGCCCACCCGGTGCTGTTGGCTCGGCGAGAAAAAGTCGCCGCCCATCTCGAGCGACTGGGTTTGGGGCCGGAGCAGGTAACGATTGTTCATCCCGATTCGTCTCCTCTTCTCGAGACCTATGCGGATTCCCTGCACCGGCTGCGGCGGCGGGATGGCGTGACGCCGCGGGACGCGTTGCAGCTGGTGCGCTCGCGCAACTACTTTGGGACCCTGATGGTGGAACACGGCGATGCGGACGGTTTGATCTCGGGTTTGACCCACCACTACCCGGAGACCATCCGGCCGGCGCTGCAGGTGTTCGATACCCGGCCCGGGGTGAGGCGCGTCTCCGGCACCTACATCCTGGCCCTCGAGGAGCGCCTGTTCTTTTTCGCCGACACCACCGTCAACATCGATCCCACCGCCGAGGAGCTCGCCGAGATCGCCCTGCTGACGGCCGACTGTGCCCGTCGCTTCGGAGTGGTGCCGCGGGTGGCGATGATCTCGTTCTCCGACTTCGGCTCCAACGACCATCCCGCGGCTCGCAAGGTGCGGCGGGCCGTCGAGCTGGTCCAGGAGCAGGCGCCGGAGCTCGAGATCGATGGCGAGATGCAGGCCGACACCGCCGTGCTGGAGTCGATCCTGCGCGAGGCCTATCCCTGGAGTCGGCTGCGGGAGCCGGCCAACATCCTGATCTTTCCGGAGCTGCAGTCGGCGAACATCGCCTATAAGCTGGTCTGGCGCCTGGCCCGGGCCGAGGCCATCGGTCCGATCTTGCTCGGCCTCGCCAAGCCGGCCCACGTCCTGCAGCGCGGTGTGGAAGTCACCGACATCGTCAACATGGCGGCCCTCTGCGTGGTGGACGCGCAGGAGGCCGAAGACCGCCGTCGCCAAACCGGAGCGGGAATTTGA
- a CDS encoding DUF3891 family protein: MIVAEEYRELLVFTQTDHARFAGELLSLWKGHDVPDHPRRADLIFAVREHDNGWREADAAPSCDRETGKPHDFLTLPEGERREIWRRGTARFEDKRPYPALLITLHAQNLIDHRCDDESWQELLTELSERRQRLQETVALDGDEAEQDYRLVDLTDLVSLTVCNRWTDPFERHGLRGRFDPEINAVYLHPFPLAGATTFDIPVRRIPQRRYEGDADLGGELAAARWQELKVRVAPWAGAEVLEGAATEP; encoded by the coding sequence ATGATCGTCGCCGAGGAATACCGCGAGCTCCTGGTCTTCACCCAGACCGACCACGCTCGCTTCGCCGGAGAGCTGCTCTCCTTGTGGAAGGGCCACGACGTGCCCGACCATCCCCGACGCGCCGACCTGATCTTCGCCGTCCGCGAGCACGACAACGGCTGGCGCGAGGCGGACGCAGCGCCGAGCTGTGACCGGGAGACTGGTAAACCCCATGACTTCCTCACCCTGCCGGAGGGCGAGCGCCGCGAGATCTGGCGCCGCGGCACCGCGCGCTTCGAGGACAAGCGCCCCTACCCGGCGCTGCTGATCACCCTCCACGCCCAGAACCTGATCGACCATCGCTGCGACGACGAAAGCTGGCAAGAGCTGCTGACGGAGCTCTCCGAACGCCGCCAGCGACTGCAAGAAACGGTGGCTCTCGATGGCGACGAGGCGGAGCAGGACTACCGGCTGGTGGACCTCACGGATCTGGTTTCGCTGACGGTCTGCAACCGCTGGACCGATCCTTTCGAGCGCCACGGCCTGCGCGGACGGTTCGATCCCGAGATCAACGCCGTCTATCTCCACCCCTTTCCCCTCGCCGGCGCCACCACCTTCGACATCCCGGTGCGGCGAATTCCGCAGCGCCGCTACGAGGGCGACGCCGATCTCGGAGGCGAGCTGGCGGCGGCCCGCTGGCAAGAGCTCAAGGTACGGGTTGCGCCCTGGGCCGGAGCCGAAGTCCTCGAAGGCGCCGCCACCGAGCCCTGA
- a CDS encoding ABC transporter permease, translating into MILKRLGHRLRHLISPQRLERELDEELQFHLDMEAAKLREQGLDEAEARRRAAIGFGAEERFREECREARGTRPIEDLLRDLRLGLRSLRRRPGHSLLVVLILALAVGGTSAIFGTVQGVLLTPLPFPEVERVMTLWQTQIDGSGRENASPANFLDWRERSESFEQLAALEPYGFAWQGPEGPRHLHTWLVSEGFFEVIGTQPNLGRTFESSEHQSGTAGVVVLGHRLWQDRLNGDPDILGKALILDGQPYSVVGVMPEGFAFPSDDALWAPKVWEGWESRARRGGFYSVFGRLAPAVSRQEAETEMAAIAQQLAAEHPTSNAESRIALVPLAEHMLGNLRRPLWLLLAAVSLVLLIAAANLTSLQLTRAIGRLPEFGVRTALGANRGRIARQVLTESLCLAGAGALFGFAVGAGLLGLLRNALPAGFPRLEELRVDSDFLVFTAVTSLLVVLVSSSVPLLLANRRPSPRPLQGDRISRGPLVGRVQRGLIVFQIGISLVLLVSAGLLLRSFLAVLAEDPGYRIEGVTVTTVQSWDYYPETSDRAAFVERVLAALQQLPGVHAAAMTSSVPLMESIGADRASFVIEDQPLAAGEMAPEAHFSRVSESFFETLAIPLRRGRLFDLRDHADAPSVVLINQALARRYWPETDPIGRTITLDLGRRTPSCKIVGIVGDVRHGALQDSAPPAVYLPHAQQPTGANAFVTWSDRPVEELQAAIRQELWNVNPAIPVYSERTLAELAGASVQERSLLLALLVAFALGAVGLAAVGIFGLTSFAASDRTREIGVRMAFGAQQRDVLAMMLRSGTWLAAIGIALGLAGALLATRLLAGSLHKVTPFDPLTFLAGTTLLLVIVLAANWLPARRATRVDPVVALRRD; encoded by the coding sequence GTGATACTGAAACGTCTGGGGCATCGACTCCGCCACTTGATCTCGCCGCAGCGGCTCGAACGGGAGCTCGACGAAGAGCTGCAGTTCCACCTCGACATGGAGGCCGCCAAGCTGCGGGAGCAGGGCCTCGACGAAGCCGAAGCCAGGCGACGCGCCGCCATCGGCTTCGGGGCCGAAGAGCGCTTCCGTGAGGAATGCCGCGAAGCCCGCGGCACGCGACCGATCGAGGATCTTCTGCGCGACCTGCGGCTCGGTCTGCGCAGCCTGCGCCGGCGCCCCGGTCACTCGCTGCTGGTGGTCCTCATCCTGGCCCTCGCCGTCGGCGGAACCAGCGCCATCTTCGGCACCGTCCAGGGCGTTTTGCTCACCCCCCTGCCGTTTCCCGAAGTCGAACGGGTGATGACCCTGTGGCAAACTCAGATCGACGGTTCCGGCCGAGAAAATGCTTCGCCCGCCAACTTCCTCGACTGGCGCGAGCGCAGCGAATCCTTCGAGCAGCTCGCCGCCCTCGAACCCTATGGCTTCGCCTGGCAGGGGCCCGAGGGGCCGCGGCACCTGCACACCTGGCTGGTCAGTGAGGGCTTTTTCGAAGTCATCGGTACCCAGCCGAATCTCGGCCGGACCTTCGAAAGCTCGGAGCACCAATCGGGAACCGCCGGCGTCGTGGTGTTGGGGCACCGCCTCTGGCAGGATCGGCTGAACGGCGATCCCGACATTCTCGGCAAGGCGCTGATTCTCGATGGCCAGCCCTACTCGGTGGTCGGCGTCATGCCCGAAGGATTCGCCTTCCCCAGCGACGATGCCCTGTGGGCGCCCAAGGTCTGGGAAGGCTGGGAGTCGAGAGCACGCCGTGGCGGTTTCTACTCGGTTTTCGGACGTCTGGCGCCGGCAGTCTCGCGCCAGGAGGCCGAAACCGAGATGGCGGCCATTGCGCAGCAGCTCGCGGCTGAGCATCCGACCTCGAACGCCGAAAGCCGAATCGCCCTCGTGCCCCTCGCCGAGCACATGCTGGGCAACCTTCGGCGCCCCTTGTGGCTGCTCTTAGCCGCCGTCTCCTTGGTCCTGCTGATCGCGGCGGCCAACCTCACCAGCCTGCAGCTGACCCGCGCCATCGGTCGCCTGCCGGAGTTTGGCGTGCGCACCGCTTTGGGAGCCAACCGCGGCCGCATCGCCCGCCAGGTGCTGACCGAGAGCCTCTGCCTCGCCGGCGCCGGAGCCCTCTTTGGCTTCGCCGTCGGTGCCGGCCTGCTGGGCTTGCTGCGCAACGCGCTGCCGGCAGGCTTTCCACGGCTCGAAGAGCTTCGAGTCGACAGCGATTTCCTCGTCTTCACGGCCGTCACCAGCCTGCTGGTGGTCTTGGTCAGCAGCTCGGTGCCGCTGCTGCTGGCGAATCGCCGGCCCTCACCCCGTCCCCTGCAGGGCGACCGCATCAGCCGCGGCCCGCTCGTCGGCCGCGTTCAGCGCGGCCTGATCGTCTTCCAGATCGGCATTTCCCTGGTCCTGCTGGTCAGCGCCGGTCTGCTGCTGCGCAGCTTCCTCGCGGTGCTGGCGGAGGATCCCGGATACCGCATCGAGGGCGTGACGGTGACCACCGTTCAGAGCTGGGACTACTACCCCGAAACCAGCGATCGGGCCGCCTTCGTCGAGCGCGTCCTCGCCGCCCTGCAGCAGCTTCCGGGGGTCCATGCCGCCGCCATGACCTCGTCGGTGCCGCTGATGGAGAGCATCGGTGCCGATCGCGCCTCCTTCGTGATCGAAGACCAGCCCCTGGCCGCCGGCGAGATGGCACCGGAAGCGCACTTCTCGCGGGTTTCCGAGAGCTTCTTCGAGACCCTGGCGATTCCGCTCCGGCGCGGTCGCCTGTTCGACCTTCGAGACCACGCCGACGCACCATCGGTAGTGCTGATCAATCAGGCGCTGGCGCGCCGCTACTGGCCCGAGACCGACCCGATCGGCCGCACCATCACGCTCGATCTGGGAAGGCGGACCCCGAGCTGCAAGATCGTCGGCATCGTCGGCGACGTGCGTCACGGAGCGCTTCAGGACAGCGCACCGCCGGCGGTCTATCTACCCCACGCCCAACAGCCGACCGGCGCCAACGCCTTCGTCACCTGGAGCGATCGACCCGTCGAGGAGCTGCAGGCGGCGATTCGCCAAGAGCTCTGGAACGTCAACCCGGCGATCCCGGTGTACAGCGAGCGGACCCTCGCCGAGCTCGCCGGTGCTTCGGTCCAGGAGCGTAGCTTGCTCTTGGCGCTGTTGGTCGCCTTCGCCCTTGGTGCCGTCGGCCTCGCCGCCGTCGGCATCTTCGGCCTCACCAGCTTCGCCGCCAGCGACCGCACGCGGGAGATCGGCGTGCGGATGGCCTTTGGAGCCCAGCAACGAGACGTCCTCGCCATGATGTTGCGCTCCGGAACCTGGCTGGCGGCCATCGGCATCGCCCTGGGGCTGGCCGGGGCGCTCCTGGCGACTCGCCTGCTCGCCGGATCGCTCCACAAGGTGACGCCCTTCGACCCGTTGACCTTCCTCGCCGGCACGACCCTTCTGTTGGTCATCGTGCTGGCGGCAAACTGGCTGCCGGCGCGACGCGCGACCCGGGTGGACCCGGTCGTCGCCCTCCGCCGCGATTGA